One genomic region from Cucumis melo cultivar AY chromosome 9, USDA_Cmelo_AY_1.0, whole genome shotgun sequence encodes:
- the LOC103498641 gene encoding probable nucleoredoxin 1, whose translation MASDAVHDLNSLVSSEGRDFLIRSNGDQVKISSLIGKNVGLYFSASWCPPCRRFTPVFAGVYEELVPKGEFEVIFISSDRDEDSFKDYFSKMPWLSIPFSDSEIVKRLKELFKVRGIPHLVVLDPSGKVSTDQGVRLVSEHGINSYPFTAEQIQHLKDKEEEARRNQTISSLLVSNSRDYVISNGGNQIPVSELEGKVIGLYFSVYGYALCDEFTPILVDTYKKLKEKGQNFEIVSISLDDANEDFSEALKTVPWLALPFQDEKCRKLTRYFELSTIPTLVIIGQDGKTLISNAAELVEEHGVDAYPFTQEKLEELAEIEKSKLESQTLESILVHGERDFVIGKDGAKVPVSELVGKNILLYFSAHWCPPCRAFLPKLIESYNEIKQKYKEFEVIFISSDRDDNSFQEFFSGMPWLALPFGDERKNFLNRRFKIQGIPAVVAINESGRTVSTEARKLITEYGANAYPFTEERLKQLEEQLEEEAKGWPEKLKHELHDAHELVRTRRRSYICDACDGMGSGWSFYCKECDFDLHPKCALKNEEEADGEGKEGWICEGGVCRKA comes from the exons ATGGCTTCTGATGCTGTTCATGATCTGAATTCCCTCGTTTCATCCGAGGGTAGGGACTTTCTCATCCGCAGTAATGGCGATCAG GTGAAGATCAGTTCTTTAATTGGGAAGAATGTGGGATTGTATTTCTCCGCGTCATGGTGCCCTCCCTGTCGCCGTTTCACTCCAGTTTTTGCTGGGGTTTATGAGGAATTAGTACCTAAGGGCGAGTTTGAAGTTATATTCATTTCTTCTGATAGAGATGAAGATTCATTCAAGGATTACTTCTCTAAAATGCCCTGGTTGTCTATTCCGTTTTCTGATTCGGAGATCGTTAAGCGCTTGAAAGAACTTTTCAAAGTGAGGGGAATTCCTCATCTTGTTGTTCTTGACCCCAGTGGGAAGGTTTCAACTGATCAAGGAGTGAGACTAGTGAGTGAACATGGGATTAATTCCTATCCCTTTACTGCTGAACAGAtccaacatttgaaggataaagAGGAGGAAGCGAGGAGGAACCAAACCATTAGTTCCCTTTTGGTTTCGAACTCTCGTGATTATGTTATCTCAAATGGTGGAAATCAG ATTCCTGTCTCTGAGCTCGAAGGGAAAGTGATTGGGCTGTACTTCTCAGTGTACGGCTACGCCCTGTGTGATGAGTTTACGCCTATTTTGGTTGATACTTACAAGAAACTAAAAGAGAAGGGACAAAACTTTGAAATTGTGTCGATATCTTTAGATGATGCAAATGAAGATTTCAGTGAAGCACTCAAGACGGTGCCATGGTTGGCATTGCCATTTCAGGATGAGAAATGTAGAAAACTCACTCGTTATTTTGAGCTTAGTACTATTCCTACACTTGTTATAATTGGGCAGGATGGAAAGACTTTGATCTCAAATGCTGCTGAACTGGTTGAAGAGCATGGTGTTGATGCCTACCCTTTCACTCAAGAGAAACTTGAGGAGCTTGCAGAGATTGAGAAGTCAAAGCTCGAGTCGCAGACACTGGAGTCCATTTTAGTTCATGGAGAGAGAGATTTTGTTATTGGAAAAGATGGTGCAAAG GTTCCGGTATCTGAACTTGTTGGCAAGAACATTCTGCTCTATTTCTCAGCACACTGGTGCCCTCCGTGCCGTGCATTCTTGCCTAAGCTTATAGAATCATACAatgaaattaaacaaaaatacaaAGAGTTCGAAGTGATTTTCATTTCAAGTGATCGAGACGATAATTCATTTCAAGAATTCTTTTCAGGAATGCCTTGGTTAGCACTGCCATTTGGTGATGAGAGGAAGAACTTCCTAAATCGGAGGTTCAAAATCCAAGGCATTCCTGCAGTTGTAGCCATTAACGAAAGCGGTCGTACAGTCTCGACAGAAGCTCGTAAGCTCATTACAGAATATGGAGCAAATGCCTATCCATTTACAGAGGAACGTCTCAAGCAGTTGGAGGAGCAGCTGGAAGAAGAAGCAAAGGGGTGGCCTGAGAAACTGAAACATGAACTACATGATGCACATGAACTTGTTCGAACACGTCGTAGGTCATATATTTGCGATGCCTGCGATGGGATGGGATCTGGTTGGTCCTTTTACTGTAAAGAGTGTGACTTTGACTTGCACCCAAAATGTGCTTTGAAAAACGAGGAGGAAGCTGATGGGGAAGGAAAAGAAGGGTGGATTTGCGAGGGAGGCGTTTGTCGTAAGGCGTAA